The following are from one region of the Phycisphaerales bacterium genome:
- a CDS encoding flagellar basal body L-ring protein FlgH, whose amino-acid sequence MTHRLSILVALVVALPAGAQLSRMADPPAVERDPAENLYGVSLFAVRPPEPKTFKIHDIVTIIVNESSTQTSEQTLETTKETEGNASIGATLSIEDLLDLRLRESSISDLELLRYAAEREFEGEGEYERTDRITDRLSATVIDVKPNGVLVLEARRFTASDDETKTVILSGNCRSEDITQQNTIQSNQLADLRLEVKHEGDVSRAASKGPLTRFVEWILPF is encoded by the coding sequence ATGACGCATCGGCTTTCGATCCTTGTTGCCCTGGTGGTGGCCTTGCCCGCCGGCGCCCAGCTCTCGCGCATGGCCGATCCGCCGGCCGTCGAGCGCGATCCGGCCGAGAACCTGTATGGCGTCTCGCTGTTTGCCGTGCGTCCGCCCGAGCCAAAGACTTTCAAGATCCACGATATCGTCACGATCATCGTCAATGAGTCTTCGACACAAACCAGCGAACAGACGCTCGAGACCACGAAGGAAACCGAGGGCAACGCGAGCATCGGCGCCACGCTGAGCATCGAGGACCTGCTCGACTTGCGTCTGCGGGAAAGCAGCATCAGCGATCTGGAACTGCTCCGGTACGCCGCCGAACGGGAGTTCGAGGGCGAAGGCGAGTACGAGCGGACCGACCGCATCACGGATCGGCTGAGCGCAACCGTGATCGACGTCAAGCCCAACGGCGTGCTCGTGCTGGAGGCGCGACGATTCACCGCGTCGGACGACGAGACCAAGACGGTCATCCTCAGTGGCAACTGCCGGTCCGAGGACATCACCCAGCAGAACACCATCCAGAGCAACCAACTGGCGGATCTCCGGCTCGAGGTCAAGCACGAGGGCGATGTTTCTCGCGCGGCGAGCAAGGGGCCCCTGACCCGTTTTGTTGAGTGGATCCTGCCCTTCTAG
- the flgN gene encoding flagellar export chaperone FlgN codes for MSAVLEKANQLVVAIDSIARANEALAGLAGEQRRAISKMQTDDVGQIAERQRAVGRELADAEEARRQAVTDLCHALKLPQRASMADLSRAVGAHDTDVGRALRETADHARRAILDCQKHQRIVHAAAQGVMAHLDGLARQVLAHMNRAGVYASTGTLASGQAPRGIDLVS; via the coding sequence ATGAGCGCAGTGCTGGAGAAGGCGAACCAACTCGTTGTTGCCATCGACTCCATCGCGCGCGCCAACGAGGCGCTCGCCGGGCTGGCTGGCGAGCAACGGCGGGCAATCAGCAAGATGCAAACCGACGACGTTGGGCAGATCGCCGAGCGACAGCGTGCCGTTGGCCGCGAACTGGCCGATGCCGAAGAGGCCCGCCGGCAAGCGGTGACGGACCTGTGCCATGCATTGAAGCTGCCCCAGCGCGCCAGCATGGCGGACCTTTCGCGCGCGGTCGGAGCGCACGATACAGACGTCGGCCGAGCCTTGCGGGAGACGGCGGATCATGCCCGCCGCGCGATCCTGGACTGCCAGAAGCACCAGCGCATCGTGCATGCGGCGGCACAGGGCGTGATGGCCCACCTCGATGGATTGGCACGCCAGGTGCTGGCGCACATGAACCGAGCGGGCGTCTACGCATCAACCGGAACGCTCGCCAGCGGCCAAGCGCCACGGGGGATCGATCTTGTGTCCTGA
- a CDS encoding flagellar basal body P-ring protein FlgI: MRSTTPIILALLLAVAPAIAQVGTPQALPRRAELDVRELVEFADATSTELFGLGLVSGLSGTGDPLEDSATREALMALMRSQGMAVANPQELADARSVAMVWVRARIPNTGGRVGDTFTATITAFNGATSLEGGELMIAPLRHATPGGELAGFARGTLIVDDETALQRARIRQGVELVTNITPVQIGSEFELKVKIQYAGYSATSLVASTINDAYYNSDALDLPPVAKPIDDRIVRITVPEADRGALPQFLDFIMTRRVRDPDLLKLPARVIVNREAGAIVATANVDISPVGVAHHALQLTVTQPAPVATAQAPITSEERWTGLSSTPEGTQTAKLSDLLAAFRALEMPVAEQIEILEMMDRSGALHAEFIEE, encoded by the coding sequence ATGCGCTCCACGACACCAATCATCCTGGCCCTCCTGCTCGCCGTCGCACCCGCGATCGCGCAGGTCGGAACGCCCCAGGCGCTGCCGCGACGCGCCGAACTCGACGTCCGCGAATTGGTCGAGTTCGCCGACGCCACCAGTACGGAACTGTTCGGGCTTGGGCTGGTCTCGGGCCTGAGCGGCACGGGCGACCCGCTGGAAGACAGCGCGACGCGCGAGGCGTTGATGGCCCTGATGCGCAGCCAGGGCATGGCCGTGGCGAACCCCCAGGAACTGGCCGACGCACGCTCGGTCGCCATGGTGTGGGTTCGTGCTCGGATTCCGAACACCGGCGGGCGTGTCGGCGACACGTTCACCGCGACGATCACGGCCTTCAATGGCGCCACGAGCCTTGAGGGCGGCGAGCTGATGATCGCGCCCCTGCGGCACGCCACCCCCGGCGGCGAGCTTGCCGGGTTTGCGCGCGGTACGCTGATCGTCGATGACGAGACGGCCTTGCAACGGGCCCGCATCCGCCAGGGCGTCGAGCTGGTCACCAACATCACGCCGGTACAGATCGGCTCGGAGTTTGAACTGAAAGTCAAGATCCAGTATGCCGGCTACTCGGCTACCTCGCTCGTCGCCTCGACGATCAACGATGCGTACTACAACTCCGATGCGCTGGACCTTCCGCCGGTGGCCAAGCCGATCGACGACCGGATCGTTCGAATCACGGTGCCCGAGGCCGATCGCGGGGCCCTGCCGCAATTCCTTGACTTCATCATGACACGCCGCGTGCGCGATCCCGACCTGCTCAAGCTCCCGGCACGGGTCATCGTCAACCGGGAAGCGGGCGCGATCGTGGCGACGGCCAATGTTGACATCAGCCCCGTCGGCGTCGCGCACCACGCTCTGCAACTGACCGTGACCCAGCCGGCGCCCGTCGCAACGGCGCAGGCGCCCATCACGAGCGAGGAACGCTGGACGGGCCTGTCATCGACGCCCGAAGGCACGCAGACGGCCAAGCTGAGCGATCTGCTCGCGGCCTTCCGCGCCCTTGAGATGCCCGTGGCCGAGCAGATCGAGATCCTCGAGATGATGGATCGCAGCGGCGCTCTGCATGCCGAGTTCATTGAGGAGTGA
- a CDS encoding flagellar hook-basal body protein: MQQGMRISASGAMVSLYRTDVAAANLANVNTTAYKPDRAGAQSRAVVRTEDNLPFMPSDPLLERLGAGVLAGPRRVSFEQGPLQQTGNDLDLAIEGDGFFLVSVATPQGEQAQLTRDGRFSRDDLGRLVQSATGLPVLSPGGGPIVLPDGPVTIDGQGFVYDQAGAALGQVGVVRVPDPAQLHKRGQGLYEAPAAVLDAAIAQPLQTGVLVHQGMLEGSAVDPVSALMEVTDAGKSVSSNTRMIGYHDQLLDQAINTFARVG; encoded by the coding sequence ATGCAGCAAGGCATGCGCATCTCGGCGTCGGGGGCCATGGTGTCGCTGTACCGCACCGACGTGGCGGCGGCCAACTTGGCCAACGTGAACACCACCGCCTACAAGCCCGACCGGGCGGGCGCCCAGAGCCGCGCCGTTGTGCGGACCGAGGACAACCTGCCCTTCATGCCAAGCGACCCGCTGCTCGAGCGGCTTGGCGCGGGCGTGCTGGCAGGCCCCAGGCGGGTGAGCTTCGAGCAGGGCCCGCTGCAACAGACCGGCAACGACCTGGACCTGGCCATCGAGGGTGATGGGTTCTTCCTGGTCTCGGTGGCCACGCCCCAGGGCGAGCAGGCACAACTGACCCGCGACGGGCGGTTCTCGCGCGATGACCTGGGGCGTCTGGTCCAGAGCGCCACCGGGCTGCCCGTGCTCTCGCCGGGCGGCGGGCCGATCGTGCTGCCCGATGGGCCGGTGACCATCGACGGCCAGGGCTTCGTCTATGACCAGGCGGGCGCCGCGCTGGGGCAGGTGGGGGTGGTTCGGGTGCCCGATCCTGCGCAGCTGCACAAGCGCGGCCAGGGCCTGTATGAAGCGCCCGCGGCCGTGCTCGACGCGGCGATCGCCCAGCCGCTGCAGACCGGCGTGCTGGTGCACCAGGGGATGCTCGAGGGCTCGGCGGTCGATCCGGTCTCGGCCCTGATGGAAGTGACCGATGCCGGCAAGAGCGTGTCGAGCAACACGCGGATGATCGGCTACCACGATCAGCTGCTCGACCAGGCCATCAATACGTTCGCGCGAGTCGGCTGA
- a CDS encoding flagellin — protein MTRINTNVPSMIARSNLSRTNRELDTRLERLSTGLRINRGADDPAGLIISERLRSNIRGAEQGIKNSERASAVIATTEGSLTEINELLNSIKALVVEAANTGAFSDEEIAANQAQIDSAIDSITRIADTARFGDLRLLDGSLGYQTSGIATSAVAKTNVRAASFSQGDSLDVNIEILNSAQQGGLYVRGDLPTPGAPGNGTILSTVILEVRGPDGVVSLEFTSGQSYTEVASAINRLTPSTGVTAELINGNPVSGLVFFSEDYGSRSFVSVERLQQPPSGGAWQTYKFADELAVGDNDPFPWGSVGSDLQTAVRDQGRDVQAIINGALANGDGLNVTTNSTSLSVDLILTEAFATRAGETSTFDITGGGSLFQLGSEVVAQQQVNFGINSVAASRLGGTIVDGSLEFLESLKSGRENSLASSKDRGNFTAASRITDTAIDEITIVRGRLGSFERNTLQTNIRSLSLAVENLTASESLIRDADFAKETSLLTRAQILASSGTTVLGLANQQAQNVLQLLG, from the coding sequence ATGACTCGCATCAACACCAACGTCCCCAGCATGATCGCCCGATCAAACCTCTCGCGGACCAACCGCGAGCTGGATACCAGGCTCGAGCGACTCTCGACGGGACTGCGGATCAACCGCGGCGCCGACGACCCCGCTGGGCTGATCATTTCCGAACGGCTCCGCTCCAACATCCGCGGCGCCGAACAGGGCATCAAGAACTCCGAGCGAGCCTCGGCCGTGATCGCCACGACCGAAGGGTCGCTCACCGAGATCAACGAGTTGCTCAACTCGATCAAGGCCCTTGTGGTCGAAGCGGCCAACACCGGCGCCTTCTCCGACGAGGAGATCGCCGCCAACCAGGCACAGATCGACTCGGCTATCGATTCGATCACGCGCATCGCCGACACCGCGCGGTTCGGCGATCTTCGATTGCTGGATGGCTCCCTTGGCTACCAGACCTCGGGCATCGCCACCTCGGCCGTCGCGAAGACCAACGTGCGAGCCGCGAGCTTCTCCCAGGGAGACTCGCTGGACGTCAACATCGAAATCCTCAATTCGGCCCAGCAGGGTGGCCTGTACGTCCGTGGAGATCTGCCAACGCCCGGTGCTCCCGGCAACGGCACCATCCTCTCCACGGTCATCCTTGAAGTGCGCGGGCCCGACGGCGTCGTGAGCCTCGAGTTCACTTCGGGCCAGAGCTACACCGAGGTCGCCAGCGCCATCAACCGCCTGACGCCTTCCACGGGCGTGACCGCCGAGCTGATCAACGGCAATCCCGTCAGCGGCCTGGTCTTCTTCAGTGAGGACTATGGCAGCCGCTCGTTCGTGTCGGTCGAGCGGCTCCAGCAGCCGCCCTCGGGTGGCGCCTGGCAGACCTACAAGTTCGCCGATGAATTGGCCGTGGGCGACAACGACCCGTTCCCGTGGGGCAGTGTGGGCTCAGATTTGCAGACCGCCGTGCGAGATCAGGGACGCGACGTCCAGGCGATCATCAATGGCGCCCTGGCAAACGGCGATGGCCTGAACGTCACCACCAACAGCACCAGCCTGTCGGTCGACCTCATCCTGACCGAAGCCTTCGCCACCCGTGCCGGCGAGACCTCGACGTTCGACATCACCGGCGGTGGTTCGCTCTTCCAACTGGGCTCGGAGGTCGTGGCCCAGCAGCAGGTGAACTTTGGCATCAATTCGGTGGCGGCCTCCCGGCTGGGCGGCACCATCGTGGATGGGTCGCTCGAGTTCCTCGAGTCGCTCAAGTCGGGCCGGGAGAACAGCCTGGCCAGCAGCAAGGACCGCGGCAACTTCACCGCCGCCAGCCGTATCACGGACACGGCCATCGATGAGATCACCATCGTCCGCGGTCGGCTGGGCTCCTTCGAGCGGAACACGCTCCAGACCAACATCCGTTCGCTCTCGCTGGCGGTCGAGAATCTGACGGCCAGCGAATCGCTGATCCGCGACGCGGACTTCGCCAAGGAAACCAGCTTGCTGACGCGGGCCCAGATCCTGGCGAGCTCGGGGACGACGGTCCTTGGACTGGCCAACCAGCAGGCCCAGAACGTGCTCCAGCTGCTCGGCTAG
- a CDS encoding flagellar assembly protein FliW, whose translation MQVKTTRFGVVDIADDKVITFPQGLLGFPDHKRYCLLEPGEDACFFWLQSVDEPALAFVLTDPALFFKEYEVPIRPEQAEALSIEKMDDAQVFVIVNKVGEVLTANLQGPLLINTLNLSGQQLVLADKRWSTRHTIMQVGVEQGKAATA comes from the coding sequence ATGCAAGTCAAGACGACCCGATTCGGCGTGGTGGATATCGCCGACGACAAGGTCATCACGTTTCCCCAGGGCCTCCTGGGCTTCCCCGATCACAAGCGGTATTGCCTGCTTGAACCCGGAGAAGATGCGTGCTTCTTCTGGCTCCAGTCCGTCGACGAACCCGCCCTGGCGTTCGTGCTGACCGACCCGGCGCTGTTCTTCAAGGAGTACGAGGTGCCGATCCGTCCTGAACAGGCCGAGGCCCTGAGCATCGAGAAGATGGACGACGCTCAAGTGTTCGTGATCGTCAACAAGGTGGGCGAGGTCCTGACGGCCAATCTGCAGGGCCCACTGCTCATCAACACCCTGAACCTGAGCGGGCAACAACTGGTGCTCGCCGACAAGCGCTGGTCGACCAGGCACACCATCATGCAGGTGGGCGTCGAACAGGGCAAGGCCGCAACGGCCTGA
- the flgA gene encoding flagellar basal body P-ring formation chaperone FlgA yields the protein MRSIRTILLATLACLAAAVRVAGQDPSTIELRSTVLVGLEEGLTLADIAELRGSHAQDLGPTPIELDTLSADAAGWRRIDAQALRSMLEGAEASWGLLELRGGPCYVRSVAMASDGEGAGGNDERVDRPATPGTVRDLAERWIAQRFKAPLHDLEVRWTSATEGLLDHATAGLTPYFDDAGLSDRMRLEIVMYDEQASAVVRGRAEASVRIRRNVAVLARDVRKRQVLNASDVRLEQRWLDAGSAPADADEVIGREAAANLKSGAVVKASDVHASVAIERGERVQVRVITPTVTVMMLARARADGRPGEIIEFEKIAPTRADRVRFQARVEGPGAAVMVSGGTRQ from the coding sequence ATGCGCAGCATTCGCACCATCCTTCTGGCCACCCTGGCCTGCCTGGCCGCCGCCGTACGCGTCGCCGGCCAAGATCCCTCGACCATCGAGCTGCGTTCGACGGTGCTCGTGGGCCTGGAAGAAGGCCTCACGCTGGCCGATATCGCCGAGCTGCGCGGCTCGCACGCCCAGGACCTGGGCCCAACCCCGATCGAACTGGACACCCTGAGCGCCGATGCGGCCGGATGGCGCAGGATCGACGCGCAAGCCCTGCGCTCGATGCTGGAAGGCGCCGAGGCGAGTTGGGGCCTGCTCGAACTGCGGGGCGGCCCGTGCTACGTCCGATCGGTCGCGATGGCGAGCGATGGAGAAGGCGCGGGCGGCAACGATGAGCGCGTTGATCGCCCGGCAACCCCGGGCACGGTGCGAGACCTGGCCGAGCGGTGGATCGCCCAGCGATTCAAGGCGCCGCTGCATGACCTGGAGGTCCGCTGGACCTCGGCGACCGAGGGGCTGCTTGATCATGCCACGGCCGGCCTGACGCCCTACTTCGACGACGCGGGCCTCTCGGACCGCATGCGGCTGGAGATCGTGATGTACGACGAGCAGGCGAGCGCCGTCGTCCGCGGACGTGCCGAGGCCAGCGTGCGCATCCGCCGCAACGTGGCCGTGCTCGCCCGCGACGTCCGAAAGCGGCAGGTCCTGAACGCCAGCGACGTCCGGCTGGAGCAGCGATGGTTGGATGCGGGCAGCGCCCCGGCTGACGCCGACGAGGTCATCGGTCGCGAGGCGGCCGCCAACCTGAAGTCCGGCGCGGTCGTGAAGGCCTCGGACGTGCATGCGAGCGTCGCGATCGAGCGGGGCGAGCGTGTCCAGGTTCGCGTCATCACGCCCACGGTGACCGTGATGATGCTGGCGCGAGCGCGCGCCGACGGTCGGCCGGGCGAGATCATCGAGTTCGAGAAGATCGCCCCGACGCGTGCCGATCGCGTGCGATTCCAGGCGCGTGTGGAAGGCCCGGGCGCGGCGGTCATGGTGAGCGGAGGAACGCGGCAATGA
- the flgK gene encoding flagellar hook-associated protein FlgK produces MGLTSALRIGASALSTHQLGVQVTGNNMANVATPGYARRSLLLSPVESNDPFQRLQAGNGVSASSLNRVIDEAVVARLRGQIARERESNQTLQTLASLESAIGELSETGLTSQLTEFFGSWSDRSTLVASDGVVVQQAETLVSNIKRLRQDLAEQKRLTDGQLDTLVPRVDDLLSEVAAINKNIARARVGGGDTSTLQDQRDRVLDELAGLIDIDTVERESGIVDVYVGSTPMVLAGDSRGIELRRESVDGIEQVTLRTRADGSALPVLSGQVGALMDARQNAVGETLEQLDRLAAELIFQTNRIHATATGPDGLAEATSQLRTPPEDRLLALNDAGNPTTADLPFQISNGSFLVHVRNPATGTSAATRIEVDLDRLGSDGAAGTIDDASMESIRQALDQVNGLEASFTADGRLRVTGENGARFSFSEDSSGLLGAIGMNAFFEGTAADNIAVRADIADDPSRLQVGRIGSDGEFRENAAALDMAQLQDRGFDALGGQGLNEFWSTVAGDVGAQVDAARTNAEAAAVVRESIEAQRAAVSGVSLDEEAINLVTHQQAYQGAARFISVVDQLQQELLGIFR; encoded by the coding sequence ATGGGCCTGACCTCCGCCCTGCGCATCGGCGCCAGCGCCCTGTCGACCCATCAGCTGGGCGTTCAGGTCACCGGCAACAACATGGCCAACGTGGCCACCCCGGGTTATGCGCGTCGATCGCTGCTGCTTTCTCCGGTCGAGTCCAATGATCCGTTCCAGCGGCTCCAGGCCGGCAACGGCGTTTCGGCGTCGTCGCTCAACCGCGTCATCGATGAGGCCGTGGTGGCCAGGCTGCGCGGTCAGATCGCGCGGGAGCGCGAATCGAATCAAACGCTGCAGACCCTGGCATCGCTCGAGTCGGCGATCGGAGAGCTCAGCGAAACCGGGCTGACCAGCCAGCTCACCGAGTTCTTCGGCTCGTGGTCCGATCGATCCACGCTGGTCGCCTCCGATGGCGTCGTCGTGCAGCAGGCCGAGACGCTGGTCAGCAACATCAAGCGGCTTCGGCAAGACCTGGCCGAGCAAAAGCGACTAACCGACGGCCAGCTCGACACCCTCGTGCCCCGGGTCGATGATCTGCTCAGCGAGGTGGCCGCCATCAACAAGAACATCGCTCGGGCGCGGGTGGGCGGCGGCGACACCTCAACGCTCCAGGACCAACGCGACCGCGTGCTCGACGAATTGGCCGGCCTGATCGACATCGACACGGTCGAACGCGAGTCGGGTATCGTCGACGTGTACGTCGGCAGCACGCCCATGGTGCTGGCCGGGGACAGCCGGGGCATCGAGCTTCGTCGCGAATCGGTCGACGGTATCGAGCAGGTCACGCTGCGAACCCGAGCCGACGGCTCGGCGCTGCCGGTGCTTTCGGGCCAGGTCGGCGCTCTGATGGACGCGAGGCAGAACGCGGTGGGCGAGACGCTGGAGCAGCTCGATCGCCTCGCAGCCGAACTGATCTTCCAGACCAATCGGATCCACGCGACGGCGACCGGGCCCGATGGACTGGCCGAAGCGACCAGCCAGCTGCGCACCCCGCCGGAAGACCGGCTCCTGGCCCTCAACGACGCGGGCAACCCCACCACCGCCGACCTGCCCTTTCAGATCAGCAACGGGTCATTCCTCGTGCACGTGCGCAACCCGGCAACGGGCACGAGCGCAGCAACGCGCATCGAGGTGGACCTGGATCGGCTTGGTAGCGACGGCGCGGCGGGCACCATCGACGATGCGTCCATGGAATCGATCCGACAAGCGCTCGACCAGGTAAACGGCCTCGAAGCCAGCTTCACCGCCGACGGCCGACTTCGCGTGACCGGAGAAAACGGCGCCCGGTTCAGTTTCAGCGAGGACAGCAGCGGCCTGCTGGGCGCCATCGGCATGAACGCGTTCTTCGAGGGCACGGCGGCAGACAACATCGCCGTCCGCGCCGACATCGCCGATGATCCCTCCCGGCTCCAGGTCGGCCGGATTGGCTCGGACGGCGAGTTCCGGGAGAATGCCGCCGCGCTGGACATGGCCCAGTTGCAGGATCGTGGCTTCGATGCACTGGGCGGCCAGGGGCTCAATGAGTTCTGGAGCACCGTCGCAGGCGACGTCGGCGCCCAGGTCGACGCGGCTCGGACCAATGCCGAAGCGGCCGCGGTCGTGCGCGAATCGATCGAAGCCCAGCGAGCGGCCGTGAGCGGCGTAAGCCTGGACGAGGAAGCCATCAACCTGGTGACACATCAGCAGGCCTACCAGGGCGCAGCCCGCTTCATCTCGGTCGTCGATCAGTTGCAGCAGGAACTGCTGGGGATCTTCCGTTGA
- the flgG gene encoding flagellar basal-body rod protein FlgG: MAAIALQSAASGLRALSTRLDVVANNLANVNTEGFKASRANFQDLYYVERQQPGVETATGDQRPTGLYVGLGVKVSGTQVNFEQGAPIETGNDLDIYIEGDGFFQVQVEDAIAPGGIAYTRAGNFTLNADGEIVLANSEGRRLVPNIAIPDGALRPIEISADGRVWVREAGQDGLQEVGQIELATFINNKGLKQLGNNLFAETIASGPPQEGVPLEDSRGGLRNNALESSNVDPTKELIELIRTQRAFEMNSQSIRTADEALSTIAQLRR; the protein is encoded by the coding sequence ATGGCCGCCATCGCACTGCAATCCGCCGCCTCGGGGCTCCGGGCCCTGTCGACCCGCCTGGACGTGGTGGCCAACAACCTGGCCAACGTCAACACCGAGGGCTTCAAGGCCAGCCGGGCGAACTTTCAGGACCTGTACTACGTCGAGCGTCAGCAGCCGGGCGTGGAAACGGCCACGGGCGACCAGCGGCCAACGGGCCTGTACGTGGGCCTGGGCGTCAAGGTGAGCGGCACGCAGGTGAACTTCGAGCAAGGCGCCCCGATCGAGACGGGCAACGACCTGGACATCTACATCGAGGGCGATGGCTTCTTCCAGGTGCAGGTCGAAGACGCCATCGCGCCCGGCGGCATCGCCTATACACGCGCGGGCAACTTCACGCTCAACGCCGATGGGGAGATCGTGCTGGCCAACAGCGAGGGCCGCCGGCTGGTGCCCAACATCGCCATCCCCGATGGCGCGCTGCGTCCGATCGAGATCTCCGCCGATGGGCGGGTCTGGGTCCGCGAGGCCGGGCAGGACGGGCTGCAGGAAGTCGGCCAGATCGAGCTGGCCACCTTCATCAACAACAAGGGCCTCAAGCAGCTGGGCAACAACCTGTTCGCCGAGACCATCGCCAGCGGCCCGCCGCAAGAGGGCGTGCCGCTTGAAGACAGCCGCGGCGGGCTGCGCAACAACGCGCTGGAATCCAGCAACGTCGACCCCACCAAGGAGCTCATCGAGCTCATCCGAACCCAGCGGGCCTTCGAGATGAACAGCCAGTCGATCCGAACGGCCGACGAGGCGCTGTCCACCATCGCCCAGCTGCGGCGATAG
- a CDS encoding flagellin encodes MSSIPAGLSRAPTLFLAQMQLDRINRNNVDLFNVQQQLATGREINRVSDDPVRAATITSINQSLDRSNQWLRNFQTAGTALDLLDGALDDAQNAGLEAKSIALEYVNTTFNAEDRAGAAVTVQGLLDKVLEVSNRKSNVGHMFGGDHPGNQPVTQMLGGYRFGASGDGLKIDLGPGIDVPLTLGPGSPLGGTSARVRGFTELVPPVERDTPIDDLRGARGLGIQLGTIELAIGGETERIDLSGADVAGDISDAIEAGIRRVEDRTGRTLLGPQGVRFEARSLRIDLLEEDATGPVPALRFSEVAQGNTAADLGLVGGGAFTAASGQGEDLNPRLSWLSPIPTIDDLPLGQIRIRNGGQSEIVDLSEAETIQDIRVAVEATGLGVRVELNANNNTIDLVSDLAVAVGNGLSVEEVAGNFDTAQRLGVRSFSADTEVSSLNDGRGVRIIDGQADPETGVVDPDRNTDFRVTLGDGRSFDVDLRPEDLTTMASITQRINEAAVNAGFTVPGEFEAGLVETGPGGLAMRQGPGIAGPLQIEALNSSPALRDLGLEGATYDPEGSAMVGRDVAQVRVRNIFSDLLDLRQSLLDDDEVGITFAGEAVESRLSEIAQVRAIVGGNAQRVQEAHELREDIVLLDEATRSGLQDTDFARAAIELSQLQVQLQAALQVTATSRQQSLLDFLG; translated from the coding sequence ATGAGCTCCATTCCCGCCGGCCTCTCGAGAGCGCCCACGCTGTTTCTCGCGCAGATGCAGCTCGACCGCATCAATCGCAATAACGTCGACCTGTTCAACGTCCAGCAGCAACTCGCGACGGGTCGAGAGATCAACCGCGTGAGCGACGACCCCGTGCGGGCCGCGACCATCACTTCAATTAACCAGTCGCTGGACCGCTCCAACCAGTGGCTGCGGAACTTCCAGACCGCGGGCACGGCCCTGGACCTGCTGGATGGGGCGCTGGACGATGCGCAGAATGCCGGGCTGGAAGCCAAGAGCATCGCACTTGAGTATGTCAACACCACCTTCAACGCCGAGGATCGCGCCGGCGCCGCCGTCACGGTCCAGGGGCTCCTCGACAAGGTGCTCGAGGTCTCCAATCGCAAGAGCAACGTGGGCCACATGTTCGGCGGAGACCACCCGGGCAACCAGCCGGTCACCCAGATGCTCGGCGGCTACCGCTTTGGCGCGTCGGGCGACGGACTGAAGATCGACCTGGGGCCGGGGATCGACGTGCCCCTGACGCTCGGCCCGGGAAGCCCGCTGGGTGGTACGTCGGCCCGGGTGCGCGGCTTCACCGAGCTCGTGCCACCGGTCGAGCGCGATACGCCCATCGACGACCTTCGCGGCGCTCGCGGCCTGGGCATTCAACTCGGCACGATCGAATTGGCCATCGGCGGCGAAACTGAGCGCATCGACCTGAGCGGTGCGGACGTGGCCGGCGACATCTCCGACGCCATCGAGGCGGGCATCCGCCGCGTGGAGGATCGCACGGGTCGGACGCTGCTGGGCCCGCAGGGCGTGCGCTTCGAGGCGCGGTCTTTGCGCATCGACTTGTTGGAAGAGGACGCGACCGGACCGGTGCCCGCACTCAGGTTCTCCGAGGTGGCCCAGGGCAACACGGCGGCCGATCTCGGGCTGGTCGGCGGTGGCGCCTTCACAGCCGCCAGCGGTCAGGGCGAGGACCTGAACCCCCGATTGAGCTGGCTGAGCCCCATCCCCACCATCGATGACCTTCCGCTGGGCCAGATCCGCATCCGCAATGGCGGACAGAGCGAGATTGTGGACCTGAGCGAGGCCGAGACCATCCAGGACATCCGAGTCGCCGTCGAAGCGACGGGCCTTGGCGTCAGGGTGGAATTAAACGCGAACAACAACACGATCGACCTGGTCAGTGATCTGGCCGTCGCGGTAGGCAACGGCCTGAGCGTGGAGGAAGTCGCGGGCAACTTCGACACCGCCCAGCGCCTGGGCGTGCGGAGTTTCTCAGCAGATACCGAGGTTTCCAGCCTGAACGACGGCCGCGGCGTTCGGATCATCGACGGCCAGGCCGATCCCGAGACGGGCGTCGTCGATCCCGATCGCAATACCGACTTCCGCGTGACCCTGGGCGATGGTCGCAGCTTCGACGTTGATCTTCGGCCCGAAGACCTGACCACGATGGCATCGATCACCCAGCGGATCAACGAAGCTGCCGTCAACGCTGGCTTCACGGTGCCGGGCGAGTTCGAGGCGGGCCTGGTCGAGACCGGTCCGGGTGGCCTGGCGATGCGCCAGGGCCCGGGCATCGCCGGCCCGCTCCAGATCGAGGCGCTGAACAGCTCGCCTGCCTTGCGTGACCTGGGGCTGGAGGGGGCCACGTACGACCCCGAAGGTTCGGCCATGGTCGGCCGGGACGTAGCGCAGGTTCGGGTGCGCAATATCTTCAGCGATCTGCTGGATCTGCGCCAGAGCCTGCTGGATGACGACGAAGTTGGCATCACTTTTGCGGGAGAAGCCGTCGAGTCCCGCCTGAGCGAGATCGCCCAGGTACGGGCCATCGTGGGAGGCAATGCACAACGGGTGCAGGAGGCCCACGAACTGCGGGAGGACATCGTGCTTCTGGACGAGGCAACACGCAGCGGGCTGCAGGACACCGACTTCGCCAGGGCGGCGATCGAACTCAGCCAATTGCAGGTGCAACTCCAGGCGGCACTCCAGGTGACGGCCACGAGCCGCCAGCAATCACTGCTCGACTTCCTGGGGTGA